One Candidatus Peregrinibacteria bacterium DNA segment encodes these proteins:
- the carB gene encoding carbamoyl-phosphate synthase (glutamine-hydrolyzing) large subunit gives MRLPKKVLILGSGALKIGEAGEFDYSGSQAIKALKEEGVEVVLINPNIATNQTSKGLADQVYFLPITPVFVEKVIAKEKPDGLLLSFGGQTALNCGVALKNLGILDKYDVRVYGTPVSSIEKTEDRELFNKELQKIDVKVPRSIACTSASAAMKAGEKIGFPLLVRAAFALGGKGSGFANNEKELKELVDTAFAFSPQVLVEESLKGWKEIEYEVVRDSNDNCITVCNMENFDPLGIHTGESIVIAPSQTLSNSEYHMLRELALKVIRHLGIVGECNIQYALDPQSEEYRVIEVNARLSRSSALASKATGYPLAYVAAKLALGYSLPELRNAITGVTTACFEPALDYVALKIPRWDLDKFRKVSHHISSEMKSVGEIMALGRSFEEVIQKGLRMLQIGMIGLTGNERLNIDTENLRAAISKPTPKRILAIAEALRQGWDVMEIYKLSGVDPWFLGKLKRIVDMDAQLEKEELDEDLLRSAKKLGFSDKQIGLTRNCEEMEVRKLRKKFKVLPAVKQIDTMAAEYPAKTNYLYLTYHGDKHDVGFAPSKTSKKEPKKKAIVLGSGAYCIGSSVEFDWCSINAVKTLQANGYETMMINYNPETVSTDYDMCDRLYFDELSLERVLDIYELEDPEGVVVSTGGQIPNNLVNKLDSAGVNIFGTSGRSIDQAENRHKFSQLLDRLDVDQPKWKEFAKTEDAFKFADAVGYPVLVRPSYVLSGAAMAVAQNEEGLCAYLDKAARISKEAPVVITKFELGAKEIEIDAVAQNGELLIYAIGEHVENAGVHSGDATIVLPPQKLYLETIKRVRLIAKKIAEALKISGPFNIQFLAVNNDIKVIECNLRSSRSFPFSSKVTGYNFIEVATEAMLGKAKKRDYKTLDLDYVGVKAPQFSFSRLKGADPVLGVEMASTGEVACFGDDLNEAFLKAMLSTGFEIPKPESAVLISIGSIEGKADFLSAARKLVARGHPLYATPGTAKVFEENEVPVTVVHKIDSGLSPNCEELIKKDKISWVINIPRGYSHEDATLGYQIRRLTIDNNISLTIDLKVAKLMVDSIERYSIDDLAIEPWSHYLE, from the coding sequence CTGCGTCTTCCTAAAAAAGTTCTGATCCTCGGATCGGGGGCTCTCAAGATTGGGGAGGCGGGCGAGTTTGACTACTCCGGTTCTCAGGCGATTAAAGCTTTGAAAGAGGAAGGGGTGGAGGTGGTTTTGATCAATCCGAACATTGCGACAAACCAAACCAGCAAGGGGCTCGCTGATCAGGTGTATTTTTTGCCGATCACACCGGTGTTTGTTGAAAAAGTGATTGCAAAAGAAAAACCGGATGGACTGCTTTTGAGCTTCGGGGGACAAACGGCTCTCAATTGTGGAGTGGCTTTGAAAAATTTGGGCATTTTAGACAAGTACGATGTGCGTGTTTATGGAACGCCCGTGAGCTCCATTGAAAAGACGGAAGATCGTGAACTTTTCAACAAAGAATTGCAAAAAATCGATGTGAAGGTGCCGCGCTCCATTGCCTGCACCAGCGCCAGCGCGGCAATGAAAGCAGGCGAAAAAATTGGGTTCCCACTTTTGGTGCGCGCGGCTTTTGCGCTCGGAGGGAAGGGAAGCGGTTTTGCGAACAACGAAAAAGAACTCAAGGAACTCGTGGACACCGCCTTTGCCTTTTCGCCCCAAGTTTTGGTGGAAGAAAGTTTGAAGGGTTGGAAAGAAATTGAATACGAAGTGGTGCGCGACTCGAACGACAACTGCATCACGGTTTGTAATATGGAGAATTTTGATCCCCTTGGAATTCATACGGGGGAAAGCATTGTGATTGCACCGTCGCAAACTTTGAGCAACAGCGAATATCACATGCTGCGCGAACTCGCACTCAAAGTGATACGCCATCTCGGCATTGTGGGGGAATGCAATATTCAATATGCGCTCGATCCCCAGTCTGAAGAGTACCGTGTGATTGAGGTGAATGCGCGTTTGTCTCGTTCCTCGGCACTCGCGTCCAAAGCTACGGGCTATCCGCTCGCCTATGTGGCGGCGAAATTGGCGCTTGGGTACAGCCTGCCCGAATTGCGCAATGCGATCACCGGTGTGACCACCGCGTGTTTTGAACCTGCGCTCGACTATGTGGCTTTGAAAATTCCTCGCTGGGACTTGGATAAATTCCGCAAAGTGTCTCATCACATTTCCAGCGAAATGAAGTCCGTTGGAGAAATCATGGCGCTGGGGCGCAGCTTTGAAGAAGTGATTCAAAAGGGACTGCGCATGCTGCAAATTGGAATGATTGGACTCACGGGCAATGAACGTCTGAACATCGACACTGAAAATTTGAGAGCGGCAATTTCGAAGCCCACGCCCAAACGCATCCTTGCGATTGCAGAAGCCCTTCGCCAGGGTTGGGACGTGATGGAAATTTATAAACTTTCAGGAGTGGATCCATGGTTCCTTGGAAAGTTGAAGCGCATTGTAGATATGGATGCACAGCTCGAAAAAGAAGAGCTGGATGAGGACTTGCTGCGTTCGGCAAAAAAGCTCGGCTTCAGCGACAAGCAAATTGGACTGACCCGAAATTGCGAAGAAATGGAAGTGCGCAAATTGCGTAAAAAGTTCAAAGTGCTGCCTGCCGTGAAGCAGATCGACACAATGGCGGCGGAATATCCGGCGAAGACGAATTATTTGTACCTCACGTATCATGGCGATAAACACGATGTGGGTTTTGCGCCCAGTAAAACTTCAAAAAAAGAGCCAAAAAAGAAGGCGATTGTTCTAGGAAGCGGAGCGTACTGCATCGGGTCTTCGGTGGAGTTCGATTGGTGTTCCATCAATGCGGTGAAGACCTTGCAAGCGAACGGCTATGAGACAATGATGATCAATTATAATCCCGAGACCGTGTCCACCGATTATGACATGTGTGACCGCCTTTATTTTGATGAGCTGTCTTTGGAACGCGTGCTCGACATTTATGAATTGGAAGACCCTGAAGGCGTGGTGGTTTCTACGGGAGGACAAATTCCGAATAACTTGGTGAACAAACTCGACAGTGCCGGTGTGAACATTTTTGGAACGTCTGGGAGGAGCATCGACCAGGCGGAAAATAGACATAAATTCTCTCAACTTTTGGACCGTCTGGACGTGGATCAACCCAAGTGGAAGGAGTTTGCAAAAACCGAAGATGCATTCAAGTTCGCGGATGCAGTGGGCTACCCCGTGCTCGTTCGTCCTTCTTACGTTTTGTCGGGTGCGGCGATGGCTGTTGCGCAAAATGAAGAGGGGCTTTGTGCGTATTTGGATAAGGCGGCTCGCATTTCGAAGGAAGCGCCCGTGGTGATCACGAAATTTGAGCTCGGTGCGAAGGAAATTGAAATCGATGCAGTGGCACAAAATGGGGAACTTTTGATTTATGCGATTGGGGAACATGTGGAAAACGCCGGGGTGCACAGCGGGGATGCGACCATTGTTTTGCCTCCGCAGAAATTGTATTTAGAAACGATCAAACGTGTGCGCCTGATTGCAAAAAAAATCGCGGAGGCGCTGAAGATTTCGGGGCCTTTCAATATTCAATTTCTGGCGGTGAACAATGACATCAAAGTGATTGAGTGCAATTTGCGTTCCAGTCGCAGTTTCCCGTTCAGCTCGAAAGTCACGGGTTACAACTTTATTGAGGTGGCGACCGAAGCCATGCTGGGCAAGGCAAAAAAGCGCGATTATAAAACGCTCGATTTGGACTACGTTGGGGTGAAGGCGCCTCAATTCTCGTTCTCTCGTCTCAAGGGCGCAGACCCTGTGCTCGGGGTGGAAATGGCCTCGACAGGGGAGGTGGCGTGTTTTGGTGACGACCTGAATGAGGCATTTTTGAAAGCCATGCTTTCCACCGGATTTGAAATCCCAAAACCCGAAAGTGCGGTGCTCATCTCCATTGGAAGTATTGAGGGCAAAGCAGACTTTTTGAGCGCGGCTCGCAAGCTCGTTGCGCGGGGACATCCGCTTTATGCCACGCCAGGAACCGCGAAAGTGTTTGAAGAAAATGAGGTGCCCGTGACCGTAGTGCATAAAATCGACAGCGGCCTCAGCCCGAACTGTGAAGAGCTGATTAAAAAAGATAAAATCAGTTGGGTGATCAATATTCCACGTGGTTACTCCCACGAAGATGCGACGCTCGGCTACCAAATTCGCCGCCTCACCATCGACAACAACATTTCGCTCACCATTGATTTGAAAGTTGCAAAACTCATGGTGGATTCCATTGAGCGCTACAGCATAGATGATTTAGCGATTGAACCGTGGAGTCATTATTTGGAGTGA
- a CDS encoding type II toxin-antitoxin system PemK/MazF family toxin, translated as MVTVYIPKQGDLAWLTLDPTLGHEQKGRRPVMVVSSSTYNRIGMALICPVTSQVKGYPFEVPLKELQLEGAVLSDQIRAVDWQSRRLEFIEKASTSVLNRVRKNLAKLME; from the coding sequence ATGGTGACTGTTTATATTCCCAAGCAAGGTGATTTGGCATGGCTTACGCTGGACCCTACTTTGGGGCATGAACAAAAAGGGCGTCGCCCTGTCATGGTTGTTTCTAGTTCCACTTACAATCGCATCGGAATGGCCTTGATTTGTCCTGTTACTTCTCAGGTGAAAGGGTATCCTTTTGAGGTTCCCTTGAAGGAGTTGCAGCTAGAGGGGGCTGTGCTATCTGATCAAATTCGAGCAGTGGATTGGCAATCTAGACGCTTGGAGTTCATTGAAAAGGCTAGCACTTCGGTCTTGAATCGCGTGCGAAAAAATTTGGCCAAGTTGATGGAATGA
- a CDS encoding AbrB/MazE/SpoVT family DNA-binding domain-containing protein, translating into MKTKVSKWGNSLGLRIPKVFAAAIPVKAGTVIQMQLVGKKIILSPPEETLKEMVAQITPENRHDLLLEFDTVGKEIW; encoded by the coding sequence ATGAAGACCAAGGTATCAAAATGGGGGAATAGTTTGGGACTGCGCATCCCTAAAGTTTTTGCTGCAGCGATTCCCGTTAAAGCGGGCACCGTGATTCAGATGCAATTGGTGGGCAAAAAAATCATCCTTTCCCCTCCTGAAGAAACCTTAAAAGAGATGGTGGCTCAAATCACTCCTGAAAATCGACATGATTTACTTTTAGAATTTGACACTGTAGGAAAAGAAATATGGTGA